A window of Haliscomenobacter hydrossis DSM 1100 contains these coding sequences:
- a CDS encoding DNA adenine methylase has translation MFDIDQVSSGQAIINVASVPQRSPFRYPGGKTWLIPTVRQWLKQENKITRELIEPFAGGGIVSLTAAFEKLAEQITMVEMDEEIAAVWEVILNEKNQWLADKIYTYDLTHANVKAELENPNKALQDVAFCTILKNRVFHGGILAKGSGMIKNGENGKGITSRWYPKTLRDRILAINFVKDKIKFIPGDAFEVLEQNIENKNAYFFIDPPYTVAGKRLYTYFDIDHERLFALTAQLQGKFMLTYDDTPEIRQLADKYRLQYRTIPMKTTLHFEKNEIIVSDNFEWWVEGKGR, from the coding sequence ATGTTCGACATTGACCAAGTATCAAGCGGACAAGCTATCATCAATGTCGCATCGGTACCGCAACGCAGCCCTTTCCGTTATCCAGGTGGAAAGACCTGGCTAATCCCCACGGTTAGACAGTGGCTGAAACAAGAAAATAAAATAACCAGGGAATTGATTGAGCCTTTTGCTGGCGGTGGCATTGTAAGTTTGACCGCTGCCTTTGAGAAATTGGCTGAACAAATTACCATGGTTGAAATGGACGAAGAAATTGCGGCCGTTTGGGAAGTGATCCTCAATGAAAAAAACCAATGGTTGGCCGATAAAATTTATACTTACGACCTGACCCATGCCAACGTAAAAGCTGAACTGGAAAACCCCAACAAAGCACTTCAGGATGTTGCCTTTTGTACCATTTTAAAAAACCGGGTTTTTCATGGTGGCATCCTTGCCAAAGGTTCGGGAATGATCAAAAATGGCGAGAATGGAAAAGGTATTACTTCCCGCTGGTACCCTAAAACTTTACGCGACAGAATCCTCGCCATCAATTTCGTGAAGGACAAAATCAAATTTATACCTGGTGATGCATTTGAGGTTTTGGAGCAGAACATCGAGAATAAAAATGCGTATTTCTTTATTGACCCGCCCTACACCGTAGCAGGCAAACGACTGTACACCTATTTCGACATCGACCATGAACGGCTTTTTGCATTGACGGCGCAACTCCAGGGAAAATTCATGTTGACCTATGACGACACCCCGGAAATACGCCAACTTGCCGATAAATACAGGTTACAATACCGGACCATTCCCATGAAGACAACACTGCATTTTGAGAAGAACGAAATCATTGTTTCGGATAATTTTGAGTGGTGGGTAGAGGGGAAGGGGCGCTAA
- a CDS encoding NotI family restriction endonuclease, with product MGSLEVQAVYISGNLTGPFTAYLENPTPDFAWTQAFKYPKPDYLSSSRKRLIPQIIAKGSILKQWNKKQVVALQTSFYHTLPALPEVDKSESDFAFFLYDLVPDQKTQVLSLQLQRIVYTTFASALEQIAQFEAGPISQFTAILQKKLDAKRAGAPDLDHLDNTVAE from the coding sequence TTGGGTTCGCTTGAAGTGCAAGCCGTATACATTTCAGGGAATTTAACCGGACCGTTCACCGCTTATTTGGAAAATCCAACACCTGACTTCGCCTGGACACAGGCATTTAAATATCCAAAGCCAGACTATCTTTCATCCTCCCGAAAAAGACTAATCCCGCAGATCATTGCCAAAGGTTCAATCTTGAAGCAATGGAACAAAAAGCAAGTGGTTGCCTTACAAACAAGTTTTTACCACACCTTGCCAGCGCTTCCCGAGGTTGACAAATCGGAATCAGATTTTGCTTTCTTTCTCTACGACCTGGTACCGGACCAGAAAACGCAAGTGCTGTCGTTACAACTTCAACGAATTGTGTACACCACATTTGCAAGTGCCTTGGAACAGATTGCTCAATTTGAAGCTGGGCCCATCAGCCAGTTCACCGCAATATTACAGAAGAAATTGGACGCGAAAAGAGCGGGCGCACCTGACCTTGATCACCTCGATAATACCGTTGCAGAATGA
- a CDS encoding NotI family restriction endonuclease, whose amino-acid sequence MSSDKKDVQPLGEVFGFPIANESDRAKRYRDNKLCPYNNIVSNCTKNSIEFPLGVCSVHHKGKPVIVCPIRFREDWTIISDAANFIFDGKASWTHVGEVRLKDKHGKSAGNIDYVLVAYDDKGRVVDFGFA is encoded by the coding sequence ATGAGTTCGGACAAAAAAGATGTACAACCTTTGGGCGAAGTTTTTGGCTTTCCTATTGCCAATGAAAGTGATAGAGCAAAGCGTTATCGGGACAATAAACTGTGCCCCTACAATAACATCGTTTCCAATTGCACCAAAAACAGCATTGAGTTTCCTTTAGGCGTTTGTAGTGTACACCACAAAGGCAAACCTGTGATTGTTTGCCCGATCAGATTCAGAGAAGATTGGACCATCATCAGCGATGCGGCAAACTTCATTTTTGACGGCAAAGCAAGCTGGACCCACGTTGGCGAAGTAAGATTGAAAGACAAGCATGGCAAATCCGCCGGAAACATTGACTACGTTTTAGTGGCTTATGATGACAAAGGTCGGGTAGTAGACTTTGGGTTCGCTTGA
- a CDS encoding TonB-dependent receptor, with protein sequence MKKQLTTVLWAAALLLLCGNAAAQTIASSIKGRVLSAEGQALEYANVLLQKAADSSIVKLEYTLADGSFLIANLEPGQYRLAVSFVGYPNFLSQIHDVQAGQTLSVAEIKLQPVANELQGVTVKAQKPLLEIRPDKTIFNVEGSITASGSNAFDLLRKSPGVVIDNNDNITMLGRAGIRIYIDGRPSPMQGADLAQFLRNLQSNEIEAIELITNPSAKYDAQGNAGIINIRLKKDKKLGANGNVNLGYSVGEKAWYNGGVSANYRNKKTNVFGSYNYSDNEFLNFMTIDRSQLGSRFDQINEQNSVTQNHNFKVGADWTLNQKETIGVLASGFLGNNNYHGDGRTVISRVGQTAIDSILIAQSDNAGLRNNLNFNLNYRFDNGKGKSLNLDADYGMFRNTGEEFQPNYYYDALEKVKLSERIFASSTPTDIDIYTFKADFENKLWGGQLGAGIKATYVRTDNTFDFFNVLDNVKVLNTDLSNQFVYTENVNAAYVSYSRQLKKWGFNAGLRAEQTNSEGDLEAYKPVNDDNVQRHYLDFFPSGGITYNLSPKNTFALNYSRRVNRPSYQDLNPFQNRLDELTYEQGNPFLRPEYANNLQLRHTFNHRFNTTLSYSHTQDQITRFLDTAGTSANYITWLNLANQYAYSLAFSAPIQIRKWWGSFTNMTGSHVRNQADFGEGKTVALAATTFNIYSQHTFTLPKGWSAEVSGWYNAPSLWGGTFKMNAMWSMDMGIQKKIMEGKGNIKLGVGDVFRSNKWAGTSRFGALNLDITGGWDSRRLKLNFTYNLGNDQVKAARRRSTGLEDEQKRVKSE encoded by the coding sequence ATGAAGAAGCAACTCACCACTGTATTGTGGGCAGCTGCCCTGCTATTGTTATGCGGGAATGCAGCAGCTCAAACCATTGCCAGCAGCATCAAGGGGCGTGTACTCAGCGCTGAGGGTCAAGCCCTGGAATACGCCAATGTACTGCTGCAAAAGGCCGCCGACTCCTCGATTGTGAAGCTGGAATACACCCTGGCCGACGGATCGTTCCTCATCGCCAACCTTGAGCCGGGCCAATACCGCCTGGCCGTATCTTTTGTGGGGTATCCAAACTTTCTTTCCCAAATCCATGATGTACAAGCGGGTCAAACCTTGAGTGTAGCCGAGATCAAATTGCAACCTGTAGCCAACGAACTGCAGGGTGTGACCGTAAAAGCCCAAAAGCCTTTGCTGGAAATCAGGCCTGACAAAACCATCTTCAACGTAGAGGGCAGCATCACCGCCTCGGGCAGCAATGCCTTTGACCTGCTGCGCAAATCGCCCGGGGTCGTGATCGACAACAACGACAACATCACCATGCTGGGTCGTGCCGGCATTCGCATTTACATCGATGGCCGTCCCTCGCCCATGCAGGGTGCCGACTTGGCGCAGTTTCTGCGCAACCTGCAAAGCAACGAGATCGAAGCCATTGAACTGATCACCAACCCCTCGGCCAAATACGATGCCCAGGGCAACGCGGGGATCATCAACATCCGTTTGAAAAAAGACAAAAAACTGGGTGCCAATGGCAACGTCAATCTGGGCTACTCCGTAGGCGAAAAGGCCTGGTACAACGGAGGCGTCAGCGCCAATTACCGCAACAAAAAAACCAACGTATTTGGCAGCTACAACTACTCCGACAATGAGTTTTTGAATTTCATGACCATCGACCGCAGCCAGTTGGGTTCCCGTTTTGACCAAATTAACGAACAGAACAGTGTGACGCAAAACCACAACTTCAAAGTGGGTGCCGACTGGACGCTCAATCAAAAAGAGACCATCGGCGTGTTGGCCAGTGGATTCCTGGGCAACAACAACTACCATGGCGATGGCCGCACCGTGATCAGTCGAGTGGGCCAAACGGCCATCGACAGCATCCTCATTGCCCAAAGCGACAATGCTGGCCTGCGCAACAACCTCAACTTCAACCTCAACTACCGCTTCGACAACGGCAAGGGCAAAAGCCTGAACCTGGATGCCGACTACGGGATGTTCCGCAATACGGGCGAGGAGTTTCAGCCCAATTACTACTACGATGCCCTGGAAAAGGTGAAATTGTCCGAACGCATTTTTGCCAGTTCGACGCCAACCGATATCGACATCTACACCTTCAAAGCGGATTTTGAAAACAAACTTTGGGGCGGTCAGTTGGGTGCCGGAATCAAGGCGACCTACGTACGCACCGATAATACCTTCGATTTTTTCAACGTACTGGACAATGTCAAGGTGTTGAATACCGACCTGAGCAATCAGTTCGTCTACACCGAAAACGTCAATGCAGCCTATGTATCGTACTCGCGTCAATTGAAAAAATGGGGTTTCAATGCGGGCCTACGCGCCGAACAAACCAACTCGGAGGGTGACCTGGAAGCCTACAAACCCGTCAACGACGACAACGTACAGCGCCACTACCTGGACTTCTTCCCCTCGGGCGGCATCACTTACAACCTCTCCCCGAAAAACACCTTCGCCCTAAACTATAGCCGCCGCGTCAATCGTCCTTCGTACCAGGATTTGAACCCCTTCCAAAACCGTTTGGATGAATTGACTTACGAGCAAGGCAACCCATTTTTGCGCCCTGAATACGCCAATAATTTGCAGTTGCGGCACACGTTCAACCACCGTTTCAACACGACCCTGAGCTACAGCCATACCCAGGATCAGATCACCCGGTTTTTGGATACGGCAGGCACCAGCGCCAACTACATCACCTGGCTGAACCTGGCCAATCAATACGCTTATAGCCTGGCCTTCAGTGCGCCGATTCAAATCCGCAAATGGTGGGGCAGTTTCACCAATATGACGGGTTCACATGTGCGCAACCAGGCCGATTTTGGCGAGGGTAAAACGGTTGCTCTGGCGGCTACCACCTTCAACATCTACAGCCAACATACCTTTACCTTGCCCAAAGGTTGGAGCGCCGAAGTATCGGGTTGGTACAACGCCCCCAGCCTCTGGGGCGGCACCTTCAAAATGAACGCCATGTGGAGCATGGACATGGGCATCCAGAAGAAAATTATGGAAGGCAAAGGCAACATCAAACTGGGCGTTGGCGACGTATTCCGCAGCAACAAATGGGCCGGAACGAGCCGCTTCGGTGCCCTGAACCTCGACATCACCGGGGGCTGGGACAGTCGCCGCCTGAAACTGAATTTCACCTACAATCTTGGTAACGACCAGGTGAAAGCCGCCCGGAGGCGGAGCACGGGTTTGGAGGATGAGCAGAAGCGGGTGAAGTCGGAATAA